From a region of the Rhodococcus sp. 4CII genome:
- a CDS encoding ABC transporter ATP-binding protein produces MSETARVALSGLTKGFPVRGGIRPVLDDITFTVEPGEFVSVIGPSGCGKSTAFAMLAGLDRPDSGTVTIGGEPVRPAGSVPSKCAYMPQKDLLFPWRSVLDNTTLGLEVQGVSRKEARDKARELFSVFGLGGFEDARPSQLSGGMRQRAAMLRTVVQDRPVLLLDEPFGALDSLTRTEMQTWLQDVWQRYRWTVLMITHDIREAVYLSDRVVVLSARPATVRREVTVGLPRPRELSMMTSPEFADVEHELLGVLHEESRRALVEQESGRR; encoded by the coding sequence ATGAGTGAGACCGCACGCGTCGCACTGTCCGGTCTCACCAAGGGATTCCCGGTCCGCGGCGGCATCCGGCCCGTTCTCGACGACATCACGTTCACCGTCGAACCCGGCGAGTTCGTGTCGGTGATCGGCCCCAGCGGGTGTGGGAAGAGCACCGCGTTCGCCATGCTCGCCGGTCTCGACCGACCGGACTCCGGCACCGTCACCATCGGCGGCGAACCCGTCCGCCCCGCCGGCAGCGTCCCCTCGAAGTGCGCGTACATGCCGCAGAAGGACCTCCTGTTCCCGTGGCGCAGCGTCCTCGACAACACCACCCTCGGCCTCGAGGTACAGGGGGTATCCCGCAAGGAGGCGCGGGACAAGGCACGCGAATTGTTCTCAGTGTTCGGTCTCGGCGGGTTCGAGGACGCCCGCCCCAGCCAGCTGTCCGGCGGGATGCGGCAACGCGCCGCGATGCTCCGCACCGTCGTCCAGGACCGTCCGGTGCTGCTGCTCGACGAACCGTTCGGCGCCCTGGATTCGTTGACCCGCACCGAGATGCAGACCTGGTTGCAGGACGTCTGGCAACGCTACCGGTGGACCGTGCTGATGATCACCCACGACATCCGGGAGGCCGTCTATCTCTCGGACCGGGTGGTCGTGCTGTCGGCGCGCCCCGCCACCGTGCGGCGCGAGGTGACCGTGGGCCTGCCCCGCCCCCGCGAACTGTCGATGATGACCTCGCCCGAATTCGCGGACGTCGAACACGAACTGCTGGGGGTCCTCCACGAGGAGTCGCGGCGGGCGCTCGTCGAGCAGGAGTCGGGCAGACGCTGA
- a CDS encoding MFS transporter gives MPSSSPAVSGTRTRRTSALAVGATSFAFLVTMMGTTLPTPLYSIYAQELAFSALTVTILFAVYAVGVVAALALFGRLSDDVGRRPVLFIAVALAAVSAVLFLLPSTLPVFVVARVISGLSAGLMTGTGTAAVIDLFPPDRKAVGGMLAVAVNTGGLGLGTLSAGVLADLTSSPLTLPYVVNLVLAVLAGVALWFFAPAPAIRPTWRIRPRRLQVPASIRGAFVTAVLAAGTAFAVTGVLTAVSALFLTEYLGSRSHTMAGLVVFLTFLFMAVGQLLARRMSTSSAMLVGCLALIPAAALLALALANTILLPLLASSVVLGIAGGLCLNASIATTVERVEQQFRGGVSSAFFAGIYVMLAVPAVGVGVLARFTDLRTAGIVFSALVAVLGAGVAVAQLIGRRRT, from the coding sequence ATGCCTTCGTCCTCGCCCGCAGTGTCCGGAACGCGCACCCGGCGGACGTCCGCCCTCGCGGTCGGGGCCACGTCGTTCGCGTTTCTCGTCACGATGATGGGCACGACACTGCCCACCCCGCTCTACTCCATCTACGCGCAAGAACTGGCGTTCAGCGCCCTCACCGTCACGATCCTGTTCGCCGTGTACGCGGTGGGGGTCGTGGCCGCGCTCGCCCTGTTCGGCCGGCTGTCCGACGACGTCGGCCGGCGCCCGGTGCTCTTCATCGCCGTCGCCCTCGCCGCGGTCAGTGCCGTGCTGTTCCTGCTGCCGTCGACACTTCCCGTGTTCGTGGTGGCCCGGGTGATCTCGGGGCTGTCCGCCGGCCTCATGACCGGCACCGGTACCGCCGCGGTGATCGACCTGTTCCCACCCGACCGCAAGGCCGTCGGCGGAATGCTCGCGGTCGCCGTGAACACCGGCGGTCTCGGATTGGGCACGCTCAGCGCAGGCGTCCTCGCCGACCTCACCTCGAGTCCGCTCACCCTCCCCTACGTGGTGAATCTCGTGCTCGCCGTCCTCGCGGGAGTCGCGCTGTGGTTCTTCGCGCCCGCGCCGGCGATCCGTCCGACGTGGCGGATCCGGCCCCGGCGACTGCAGGTTCCCGCCTCGATCCGCGGCGCCTTCGTCACCGCGGTGCTCGCCGCCGGAACGGCGTTCGCGGTGACCGGTGTGCTCACCGCCGTGTCGGCGCTGTTCCTGACGGAATACCTGGGATCCAGGAGCCACACGATGGCCGGGCTCGTCGTGTTCCTGACGTTCCTGTTCATGGCGGTCGGACAACTCCTGGCCCGCCGGATGTCGACGTCCAGCGCCATGCTCGTGGGGTGTCTCGCCCTGATCCCCGCCGCGGCACTGCTGGCCCTCGCACTGGCGAACACGATCCTGTTGCCGCTGCTCGCGTCGTCGGTGGTGCTCGGCATCGCCGGGGGGCTGTGCCTCAATGCGTCGATCGCGACCACCGTCGAACGGGTCGAACAGCAATTCCGCGGTGGGGTGTCCTCGGCGTTCTTCGCCGGGATCTACGTGATGCTGGCCGTCCCCGCGGTCGGTGTCGGTGTGCTGGCCCGCTTCACCGACCTGCGCACCGCCGGGATCGTCTTCAGCGCCCTGGTCGCCGTGCTGGGCGCCGGTGTCGCCGTCGCACAGCTGATCGGGCGCCGGCGGACCTGA
- a CDS encoding ferredoxin family protein — protein MIEVVVADRCVRCDICIKVCPTDVFRRGPDGVPVVAHQEDCQTCFMCEANCPTDALYVAPFDTPVPEDSTHTDAEGLAESGALGAYRAVIGWGGGRTPGSTLDRNHLFTL, from the coding sequence ATGATCGAGGTCGTCGTCGCCGACCGCTGCGTGCGGTGCGACATCTGCATCAAGGTCTGTCCGACGGACGTGTTTCGCCGCGGCCCGGACGGCGTTCCTGTCGTCGCGCACCAGGAGGACTGTCAGACGTGCTTCATGTGTGAGGCCAACTGTCCCACCGACGCACTGTATGTCGCACCGTTCGACACCCCGGTTCCCGAGGACTCGACGCACACGGACGCCGAGGGGCTGGCAGAGTCGGGGGCCCTCGGCGCCTACCGCGCCGTGATCGGGTGGGGCGGAGGGCGCACACCGGGTTCCACGCTCGACCGGAACCACCTTTTCACCCTGTGA
- a CDS encoding FAD-binding protein, with translation MSDLAIVADVLVLGGGPAGTWAALSAARAGARVVLADKGYCGTSGPTASGGNNLWNISPGPARERSVQARFEDGGRLSEPAWMYRVLEETHHRVDELADAGYRFPSGDDGREVRTSLQGPEYMRRMRRRVHRAGVTILDHSPALELLVTGDGIVSGAAGLQRQSGYAPWSVRAGAVVVATGGCAFLSGSFGTNVDTGDGLLMAAEVGASFSGMEFSTAYALAPAWSGHTKGLMMQFATYYDADGQPLGDGGFAARGAAMAHLAAGRPVYARLDRARPDIRAAMRSSQPNYFLPLDKAGVDPFTQKYPVRAVLEGTVRGTGGIRVTGTDCAGDVPGLFVAGDAATRELITGGRSGGGSHNGAWAIASGTWAGAGAARFARVHSVPDRVRGAGTAGLRGPSARRQASRAIVGLVQEHTLPLRRSYRRTATSLHDSVTALDEAWAGAADLLGGSERELLQARSAAAMLAAARWATHSAQARTETRGMHVRTDHPGTDPTQTRRLLSGGLDEVWVRPERGTARADAGTVAS, from the coding sequence GTGAGCGACCTCGCGATCGTCGCCGACGTCCTCGTCCTCGGCGGCGGCCCCGCCGGAACGTGGGCGGCACTGTCGGCGGCCCGGGCGGGCGCCCGGGTCGTGCTCGCCGACAAGGGGTACTGCGGCACCAGCGGTCCCACCGCGTCGGGCGGCAACAACCTGTGGAACATCTCACCCGGTCCCGCGCGCGAACGGTCCGTGCAGGCCCGCTTCGAGGACGGTGGCAGACTGTCCGAGCCGGCCTGGATGTACCGGGTCCTCGAGGAGACCCACCACCGCGTGGACGAGCTCGCCGACGCCGGGTACCGGTTTCCGTCCGGCGACGACGGCCGGGAAGTGCGCACCAGCCTGCAGGGGCCGGAGTACATGCGCCGGATGCGCCGGCGTGTGCACCGCGCCGGCGTCACCATCCTCGATCACAGCCCCGCACTCGAACTGCTCGTCACCGGCGACGGCATCGTGTCCGGCGCCGCCGGTCTGCAGAGGCAGAGCGGATACGCGCCGTGGTCGGTGCGCGCCGGGGCGGTGGTCGTGGCGACCGGCGGCTGCGCCTTCCTGTCGGGAAGCTTCGGAACCAATGTCGACACCGGCGACGGACTCCTCATGGCCGCGGAGGTCGGGGCGTCGTTCTCGGGCATGGAATTCTCGACGGCCTACGCGCTGGCACCCGCGTGGAGCGGGCACACCAAGGGCCTGATGATGCAATTCGCCACCTACTACGACGCGGACGGGCAGCCTCTCGGCGACGGTGGATTCGCTGCGCGCGGAGCCGCGATGGCACACCTCGCCGCCGGTCGCCCCGTGTACGCGAGGCTGGACCGCGCCAGGCCCGACATCCGCGCCGCCATGCGATCGTCGCAGCCGAATTACTTTCTGCCGCTGGACAAGGCTGGGGTCGACCCGTTCACGCAGAAGTATCCGGTGCGTGCCGTCCTGGAAGGCACGGTGCGGGGGACCGGGGGGATCCGGGTGACCGGAACGGACTGCGCCGGCGATGTTCCCGGACTGTTCGTGGCGGGCGACGCGGCCACCCGCGAGTTGATCACCGGCGGCCGGAGCGGCGGCGGCAGCCACAACGGGGCATGGGCGATCGCCTCGGGCACCTGGGCGGGCGCCGGCGCGGCCCGGTTCGCGCGGGTGCATTCCGTTCCCGACCGTGTTCGGGGCGCGGGGACGGCGGGCCTGCGGGGGCCGTCGGCCCGACGGCAGGCCTCGCGCGCCATCGTCGGACTCGTGCAGGAGCACACCCTGCCGCTGCGGCGCAGCTACCGGCGCACCGCGACGAGCCTGCACGACAGCGTGACCGCGCTCGACGAGGCCTGGGCGGGCGCCGCCGATCTGCTCGGCGGCTCCGAACGGGAACTGCTGCAGGCGCGTTCGGCCGCCGCGATGCTGGCGGCCGCACGGTGGGCGACACACTCGGCGCAGGCGCGGACCGAGACGCGGGGCATGCACGTACGCACCGACCACCCCGGCACCGACCCGACGCAGACCCGTCGGCTGCTGTCCGGCGGGCTCGATGAGGTGTGGGTGCGACCCGAACGCGGCACGGCCCGCGCGGACGCCGGGACGGTCGCGTCATGA
- a CDS encoding alpha/beta hydrolase: protein MSTATYEFCPSPVPVTRREFAGTSLQSAALAHTLRRTVRPFLDGWARYPELPWPTGVVDLFGYSLGPIRGTRRRPVRLPNCRAEWIRPPGELGDRAILYLHGGAFLCCGINSHRQMVSRIAAESQASTLNVAYRMIPRNPIRAAVEDGVDGYRWLLAHGYTADRIVVAGDSAGGFLTFMVTLEALRQGLPRPAADVALSPLTDLDPVNKLAHPNADLCAVFPTRAVGALSRLIERLDTRGGHEPSTSPVDGSLASMPPALIQTGSQEMVYVDAELMSERLSQAGVPCELQVWERQVHVFQAAAGLLPEGTRAIREIGRFIRKATPREYLSTARG, encoded by the coding sequence ATGAGCACTGCGACTTACGAATTCTGTCCGTCACCCGTGCCGGTGACGCGGCGGGAGTTCGCCGGAACCAGCCTGCAGTCGGCGGCCCTCGCGCACACCCTGCGCCGGACCGTCCGGCCGTTCCTCGACGGGTGGGCGCGCTACCCCGAACTGCCGTGGCCCACGGGAGTGGTCGACCTGTTCGGGTACTCGCTCGGCCCCATCCGCGGAACCCGGCGCCGGCCGGTCCGGCTGCCGAACTGCCGCGCCGAATGGATCCGCCCGCCGGGTGAGCTCGGCGACCGGGCCATCCTCTACCTCCACGGCGGCGCGTTCCTGTGCTGCGGGATCAACTCGCACCGTCAGATGGTGTCCCGGATCGCCGCGGAGTCGCAGGCGTCGACACTGAACGTCGCGTACCGCATGATCCCTCGCAACCCCATCCGGGCGGCCGTCGAGGACGGGGTCGACGGGTACCGGTGGCTGCTCGCGCACGGTTACACGGCAGACCGCATCGTCGTCGCCGGCGACTCGGCCGGCGGATTCCTCACGTTCATGGTCACCCTCGAAGCCCTGCGGCAGGGGTTGCCGCGCCCGGCCGCGGACGTCGCGCTGTCGCCGCTGACCGACCTCGACCCCGTCAACAAGCTGGCCCATCCCAACGCCGACCTCTGCGCCGTCTTCCCCACGCGCGCGGTCGGTGCCCTGTCCAGGCTGATCGAGAGGCTGGACACCCGGGGCGGGCACGAGCCGTCCACGTCACCCGTGGACGGCTCGCTCGCCTCGATGCCGCCGGCGCTGATCCAGACCGGCTCGCAGGAAATGGTGTACGTCGACGCGGAACTGATGTCGGAGCGGCTGTCCCAGGCGGGCGTCCCGTGCGAACTGCAGGTGTGGGAGCGGCAGGTGCACGTCTTCCAGGCCGCGGCCGGTCTGCTGCCCGAGGGCACCCGCGCCATCCGCGAGATCGGCCGGTTCATCCGCAAGGCGACCCCCCGTGAGTACTTGTCAACCGCCCGCGGTTGA
- a CDS encoding TenA family protein codes for MNSSVQDAAGAGQHARFTDHLWDRTKVLREAIDELEFLRRLGDGTLPLDVFRTYIEQDFLYLTGYAKALSLVAAHAPGPVEAGFWAGSAAEAATVEATLHQNLLTSGRLPASDAEPQHSQACLGYISYLTAVAATEPYAVAAAAVLPCFWIYADVGRRLAASARDVLSADPSHPYAQWVTTYDAEEFHAAVARARELVDAAAEAATDAQREEMVEAFVIASRYELMFWDTALNEQEWPAS; via the coding sequence GTGAATAGCTCTGTCCAAGATGCTGCCGGCGCCGGCCAGCACGCCCGATTCACGGACCACTTGTGGGACCGGACGAAGGTGCTGCGCGAAGCGATCGACGAACTCGAGTTTCTGCGCCGCCTCGGTGACGGCACGCTGCCGCTGGACGTGTTCCGCACGTACATCGAGCAGGATTTCCTGTACCTGACCGGCTACGCGAAGGCGCTGTCGCTGGTGGCCGCGCACGCGCCCGGTCCCGTCGAGGCCGGCTTCTGGGCGGGTTCGGCAGCCGAGGCCGCCACCGTCGAGGCAACCCTGCACCAGAATCTGCTGACCAGCGGACGGCTCCCCGCGTCGGACGCGGAGCCTCAGCATTCGCAGGCCTGCCTCGGATACATCTCGTACCTGACCGCCGTGGCGGCCACGGAACCGTACGCCGTGGCCGCGGCCGCGGTGCTGCCCTGCTTCTGGATCTACGCGGACGTGGGACGCCGGCTCGCGGCGAGCGCCCGTGACGTGCTCTCCGCCGACCCGTCGCACCCCTATGCGCAGTGGGTGACCACGTACGACGCGGAGGAGTTCCACGCCGCCGTCGCCCGGGCCCGCGAACTGGTGGACGCCGCCGCCGAGGCCGCGACCGATGCCCAGCGTGAGGAGATGGTGGAGGCGTTCGTGATCGCCAGCCGCTACGAACTCATGTTCTGGGACACCGCACTCAACGAGCAGGAATGGCCGGCGTCGTGA
- a CDS encoding ABC transporter permease translates to MSTSLSPDTSLGTPAPGTSSLLRRTVPAVVVLALLLVAWQVYVTVSGIRPQVLPSPLRVVQQGWRARDAISGHASATLQVTLIGFAVSLLCAWALAVLVDFSPWLRRAFVPLFVVSQTLPIIAIAPLMIIWFGFGLLPKILVIALATFFPMTIGLIEGFAAADREAGALLRSMGASRWQEFRYVRLPSAIPRFFTALRIGITYAVVGAVFAEYVGATSGLGIYMATQKNSFRTDLVLAAVLVTAVISLSLYLLTFAVERVVAPWIKNERARHE, encoded by the coding sequence ATGAGTACCTCGCTCAGCCCTGACACCAGTCTCGGCACTCCGGCCCCGGGCACGTCCTCGCTGCTGCGACGGACGGTGCCCGCGGTCGTGGTCCTGGCACTGCTGCTCGTCGCCTGGCAGGTGTACGTGACGGTCAGCGGTATTCGGCCGCAGGTGCTGCCCTCGCCGCTGCGCGTCGTCCAACAGGGTTGGCGGGCGCGCGACGCCATCTCCGGTCACGCTTCCGCGACGCTGCAGGTGACACTGATCGGTTTCGCAGTGTCCCTGCTCTGCGCCTGGGCGCTCGCCGTGCTCGTGGACTTCTCGCCGTGGCTGCGACGCGCATTCGTTCCGCTGTTCGTCGTGTCGCAGACGTTGCCGATCATCGCGATCGCGCCGCTGATGATCATCTGGTTCGGTTTCGGTCTCCTGCCGAAAATACTCGTGATCGCACTCGCCACGTTCTTCCCGATGACGATCGGCCTGATCGAGGGTTTCGCCGCGGCCGACCGGGAGGCCGGGGCGCTGCTGCGCAGCATGGGCGCCTCGCGGTGGCAGGAATTCCGATACGTTCGGCTCCCGTCGGCGATCCCCCGGTTCTTCACCGCCTTGCGGATCGGCATCACGTATGCCGTGGTGGGTGCCGTGTTCGCCGAATATGTCGGCGCCACGTCCGGTCTCGGCATCTATATGGCGACGCAGAAGAACTCCTTCCGCACCGATCTCGTGCTGGCCGCCGTCCTCGTGACCGCCGTGATCAGCCTCAGTCTGTACCTGCTCACGTTCGCGGTCGAACGCGTCGTCGCCCCCTGGATCAAGAACGAGAGGGCCCGGCATGAGTGA
- a CDS encoding ABC transporter substrate-binding protein produces MAGVVTLFSRTKRAATAAVILVSALSMLTGCAGDSQSDDTIRFALDWTPNTNHTGLFVAQQQGYFADAGLDVQILPYNDTSPDTLVDAGNAEFGVSFQSSATFSKAAGAQTTSVLAPLQHWATGIAVKADRADITRPRDLDGKIYAGFADPDGEETLKQIIRNDGGKGEFTTVTLGTSAYEAVYSGTADFTVSFFGWEGIEAEHQGTPMRYFHYTDYGFPDAYALIIEGNEQWMADHPEQARKFVQALQRGYQFAADQPDQAAQILIDANPGAFPDEPLVKESQQMLSSEYMKDSAGKVGTQTAEKWAGYSGFLFQHGLLTGPDGAPLTTEPDWSTYFTNEYLAQP; encoded by the coding sequence ATGGCCGGCGTCGTGACACTCTTCTCTCGCACCAAGCGCGCTGCGACCGCAGCCGTCATCCTGGTCTCCGCCCTGTCGATGCTCACCGGCTGCGCGGGTGACTCGCAGTCGGACGACACCATCCGGTTCGCACTCGACTGGACCCCGAACACCAACCACACCGGTCTGTTCGTCGCGCAGCAGCAGGGCTATTTCGCGGACGCCGGACTCGACGTGCAGATACTGCCGTACAACGACACCTCCCCCGACACCCTGGTCGATGCCGGAAACGCGGAGTTCGGGGTGAGCTTCCAGAGTTCCGCGACGTTCTCGAAGGCCGCGGGCGCGCAGACCACGTCGGTCCTGGCCCCACTGCAACACTGGGCGACGGGCATCGCGGTGAAGGCGGATCGCGCCGACATCACCCGCCCCCGGGATCTTGACGGCAAGATCTACGCCGGTTTCGCGGACCCGGACGGCGAGGAGACGCTGAAGCAGATCATCCGGAACGACGGCGGCAAGGGCGAATTCACCACCGTCACGCTGGGCACGTCGGCGTACGAGGCCGTCTACTCCGGCACCGCCGACTTCACCGTGTCGTTCTTCGGCTGGGAAGGAATCGAGGCCGAGCACCAGGGCACGCCGATGCGCTACTTCCACTACACCGACTACGGCTTCCCCGACGCGTACGCGCTGATCATCGAGGGCAACGAACAGTGGATGGCCGACCATCCCGAGCAGGCCCGCAAGTTCGTCCAGGCCCTGCAGCGCGGCTACCAGTTCGCCGCCGACCAGCCGGATCAGGCGGCGCAGATCCTGATCGACGCCAACCCCGGCGCGTTTCCGGACGAACCCCTCGTCAAGGAGAGCCAGCAGATGTTGTCGTCCGAATACATGAAGGACAGTGCCGGCAAGGTCGGAACCCAGACGGCCGAGAAGTGGGCGGGATACTCCGGTTTCCTGTTCCAGCACGGCCTGCTCACCGGCCCCGACGGGGCACCGCTGACCACGGAACCCGACTGGTCGACGTATTTCACCAATGAGTACCTCGCTCAGCCCTGA
- a CDS encoding wax ester/triacylglycerol synthase family O-acyltransferase, which yields MPVTDSIFLLAESREHPMHVGSLELFTPPEGAGPGYVKSMHETLLKHTDVDATFRKKPAGPVGSLGNVWWADESDVDLEYHVRHSALPSPYRIRELLTLTSRLHSTLLDRHRPLWEMYLIEGLDDGRFAIYTKLHHSLMDGVSGLRLLMRTLSTDPDVRDAPPPWDLPRRGSTNGSVPDVWSVVNGVRRTVEDVAGLAPASLRIARTVMGQHDMRFPYEAPRTMFNVPIGGARRFAAQSWPLERVHAVRKAAGVSVNDVVMAMCAGALRGYLDEQNALPDEPLIAMVPVSLRDEQKVDAGGNAVGVTLCNLATDVDDPVDRLTAISASMTQGKELFGSLTSMQALAWSAINMSPIALTPVPGFVRFTPPPFNVIISNVPGPRETMYWNGSRLDGIYPTSVVLDGQALNITLTTNGDNLDFGVIGCRRSVPSLQRILFYLEMALGELEAALL from the coding sequence ATGCCGGTTACCGATTCGATATTCCTGCTGGCCGAGTCGCGAGAGCATCCGATGCACGTGGGATCGCTCGAGTTGTTCACACCGCCGGAGGGCGCGGGCCCCGGCTACGTGAAGTCGATGCACGAAACCCTGCTGAAACACACCGACGTCGACGCCACGTTTCGCAAGAAGCCGGCGGGCCCCGTCGGGAGTCTCGGGAACGTGTGGTGGGCGGACGAGTCGGACGTCGATCTCGAATACCACGTGCGTCATTCGGCTCTCCCCTCCCCGTACCGGATCCGGGAATTGCTCACGCTCACGTCCCGGTTGCACAGCACGCTGCTGGACCGCCACCGTCCGTTGTGGGAGATGTACCTGATCGAGGGGCTCGACGACGGCCGGTTCGCCATCTACACCAAACTGCATCACTCGCTGATGGACGGGGTCTCCGGGCTGCGGCTGCTGATGCGGACGCTGTCGACCGACCCCGACGTGCGCGACGCCCCGCCGCCGTGGGATCTGCCGCGCCGAGGCTCCACCAACGGTTCCGTTCCCGACGTCTGGTCGGTGGTGAACGGTGTCCGTCGCACGGTCGAGGACGTGGCCGGTCTCGCGCCGGCGTCGCTGCGCATCGCCCGCACCGTGATGGGGCAACACGACATGAGGTTCCCGTACGAGGCGCCCCGCACCATGTTCAACGTCCCGATCGGCGGGGCGCGCCGGTTCGCCGCGCAGTCGTGGCCGCTCGAGCGGGTACACGCGGTCCGGAAGGCCGCCGGCGTCAGCGTCAACGACGTGGTGATGGCCATGTGCGCCGGCGCGCTGCGGGGGTACCTGGACGAGCAGAATGCGCTGCCGGACGAGCCGCTGATCGCGATGGTTCCGGTGTCGCTGCGCGACGAGCAGAAGGTCGACGCCGGCGGCAACGCGGTGGGCGTCACGTTGTGCAACCTGGCGACGGATGTAGACGACCCGGTTGACCGGCTGACCGCGATCTCCGCGTCGATGACCCAGGGGAAGGAACTGTTCGGCAGCCTCACCTCGATGCAGGCGCTGGCGTGGTCCGCGATCAACATGTCGCCGATCGCCTTGACGCCGGTGCCGGGATTCGTGCGGTTCACGCCGCCGCCGTTCAACGTGATCATCTCCAACGTGCCAGGACCTCGGGAGACCATGTACTGGAACGGGTCCCGGCTCGACGGCATCTACCCGACGTCGGTGGTGCTGGACGGGCAGGCCCTCAACATCACGCTCACCACCAACGGCGACAACCTCGATTTCGGTGTCATCGGGTGCCGCCGCTCGGTGCCGAGCCTGCAACGGATCCTGTTCTACCTGGAGATGGCGCTCGGCGAACTCGAGGCCGCATTGCTCTGA
- a CDS encoding ESX secretion-associated protein EspG, with amino-acid sequence MLGGPQFSALWARTGQDRIPYPFAVTSELTTADEYDDEQRRIRTDFAGPEHDPLQAALLVLAEPDLRIEIAGSIGPEATPIRMTGAHSRGHAIAAVQHPGSEVVLRRCEPYDLGRQLIAQLPDTDAGTAAGVVVPVTSDGKAPAAARILDRPATSQGVVTVVRGSRHSPRPVGGLAWRDIDGDGRYLVWGDASVAVTPGTSWDLLDAVTRLTGRIAAGHPV; translated from the coding sequence GTGCTCGGCGGTCCGCAGTTCTCGGCGTTGTGGGCCCGCACCGGCCAGGACCGCATCCCGTATCCGTTCGCGGTCACGAGCGAGCTGACCACGGCCGACGAGTACGACGACGAGCAGCGCCGGATCCGCACCGACTTCGCCGGTCCCGAACACGATCCGCTCCAAGCGGCGTTGCTGGTCCTCGCCGAACCCGACCTTCGTATCGAGATCGCCGGCTCGATCGGTCCCGAGGCGACACCGATCCGCATGACGGGTGCCCACTCGCGGGGGCACGCGATCGCGGCCGTGCAGCATCCGGGTTCCGAGGTGGTGCTGCGGCGCTGCGAACCGTACGACCTCGGCCGGCAGCTGATCGCGCAACTTCCCGACACGGACGCGGGCACGGCGGCGGGCGTCGTGGTCCCGGTCACATCCGACGGGAAGGCACCGGCCGCGGCCCGCATCCTCGACCGGCCCGCGACGAGCCAGGGGGTGGTCACCGTGGTCCGGGGGTCGCGGCATTCGCCGCGGCCCGTCGGTGGTCTCGCGTGGCGTGACATCGACGGCGACGGCCGGTATCTGGTGTGGGGCGATGCGTCCGTCGCGGTGACCCCGGGCACGTCGTGGGACCTCCTCGACGCCGTCACCCGGCTGACCGGACGGATCGCCGCCGGTCACCCCGTCTGA